ACTTTTATCAATTGCGCAAGCCGAAGATACCCCGGCCATGCCGACGCGCCGCGCTGACGAATGCCCGGACAACAACGCGTCTGCGTGCCTCACGCCATGCCATCCGCGCCCGGCCGCCGTGACCAGGCAGGGTCATCCAGCATGCGCAACCGCAATGGCATGGCTATTGCGTAGAAGTTCGTGCGCCTACTGATCCGCGCATCTATTCAAACCAAGGAGACAAGCAACATGGCAGAAGCCCAGCCAAACCGGCTCATCGATCAAGCACAATGGACCGGCCGCCTGTTCGGCGGCGCGGACGGCACCTGGTATGCGGCCGGCGAAACGCGTGACGTGATCGAGCCCGCCACTGGAGAATGCCTCGCGCAAGTCGGCCTTGCGCGCCCGGCCGATGTCGCGCGCGCCGCGGCTCAAGCCGCTGCGGCACAACCGGCATGGGCCGCGCTTGCGCCCCGCGAACGCGCCGCCGTGTTTCGCCGCGCCGCCGCAGCGTTCGAACGCGACGCCGATGCGCTCGCGCGCTACATCGCCCGCGAAACCGGCGGCATTCTCGCGAAAGCGCAACATGAAGTCGCCGAGGCAGCCACGCTTCTGCACATCGCCGCAAGTCTGCCGCTGCAGCCGCAGGGTCTCGTGCTGCCGACAACAGCAGGCCGCCTCAGCTACGCGCGGCGCGTCCCGCATGGCGTAGTCGGCGTCATCTCGCCCTTCAACTTTCCACTGATCCTGTCGATGCGCTCCGTGGCGCCTGCGCTCGCGACGGGGAATGCCGTCGTGCTGAAGCCCGATCCGCAGACGCCCATCTCCGGCGGTTTCCTGATTGCGCGCGCGTTCGAGGAAGCCGGACTGCCGCCGGGCCTGCTGCAGGTACTGCCCGGAGACGCCGACGCGGGCGCGGCGCTCGTCGAAGCGCGCGAGGTCGGGATGATCGCCTTCACCGGCTCTACCGCTGCGGGACGCAAGGTTGGCGAGCTTGCCGGACGCCATCTGAAGAAAGTCTCGCTCGAACTCGGCGGCAAAAACACGCTGATCGTGCTCGACGACGCCGACCTCGACGTCGCGGCAAGCAACGCCGCGTTCGGTGCGTTTTTTCACCAGGGGCAGATCTGCATGGCAACCGGCCGCATCGTCGCGCATCGCAAGATCGCCGCGGAACTCACGCGGCGACTCGTCGAGAAGGCCAGTCATTTGCCGGTCGGCAACCCGGCGAGCGGCACTGTCGCGCTCGGACCGCTCATCAACGCCCGGCAGCTGGCGCAGGTGGACGCAATCGTGCGAGCCTCCATCGAAGCGGGTGCCGTGCTCGAAGCAGGCGGCTCCTACGAACGGCTTTTCTACAAGCCAACGGTGCTGTCGAATGTTCAGCCCGGCATGCGCGCGTTCGACGAGGAAATCTTCGGACCCGTCGCGGCCATCACGCCGTTCGACACCGACGATGAAGCCGTCGAGCTGGCGAACCGCACGGAATACGGCCTGTCATGCGCGGTGATCAGCGCATCGGTTGGCCGCGCAACGGCGATTGGCGAGAGGCTGAAAAGCGGCCTCCTGCATATCAACGATCAGACCGTCGCCGACGAATGCGTCAACCCGTTCGGCGGGCGCGGACAGTCCGGCAATGGCAGCAGCGTCGGCGGTCCGTCCGACCTGGACGAATACACGCAATGGCAATGGGTGACGGTGAAAGGCGCTGCCAGCTCGACGCCGTTCTGACGACTACCGACAACAAGGAGACAAGCAATGAGAATCAAAGCCGCAGTCGTGCGGGACAAGGGCGGACCGCTCACCCTGGAAACACTCGAGCTCGAAGACCCCCGCGATGACGAAATTCTCGTGCGCGTGGTGGCGACCGGTGTATGTCACACCGACGTCGTGGTGCGCGACGGCCTGCTGCCAACGCCGCACCCGGTGGTGCTCGGCCACGAAGGCGCGGGCATCGTCGAACGGGTCGGGCGCAGCGTGAGTAAGGTTGCACCCGGTGACGCCGTCGTCATGACCTACGATTCGTGCGGTCAATGTCCTTCATGTGTCGCGCATGCGCAAAGCTATTGCCATGCGTTCTTTCCGCGCAACTTCTTCGCCAGTCGCGCGGACGGCAGCAGCGCGCTCTCGAAGGACGGCGAGCGGATTCACGGCAATTTCTTCGGACAATCGTCGTTTGCGACGCATGCGCTATGTCACGAACGCAACGTCGTGAAGGTGCCCGGTGACGCGCCGCTCGAACTGCTCGGCCCGCTTGCGTGCGGCGTGCAGACCGGCGCCGGCGCTGTCATGAACGCGCTGAACGTGACGGCCGGCGCCAGCTTCGCGGTATTCGGCGCCGGCTCGGTCGGGCTTTCGGCCGTGATGGCCGCGCGCGTGGTCGGCGCGACGACGATCGTCGCGATCGACCTGCACGATGAACGGCTCGAGTTCGCGCGCAGCGTCGGCGCGACGCATACGCTGAACCCCGAGCGCGACGACGTGGTGGGATCGCTC
This genomic stretch from Paraburkholderia caffeinilytica harbors:
- a CDS encoding benzaldehyde dehydrogenase, translated to MAEAQPNRLIDQAQWTGRLFGGADGTWYAAGETRDVIEPATGECLAQVGLARPADVARAAAQAAAAQPAWAALAPRERAAVFRRAAAAFERDADALARYIARETGGILAKAQHEVAEAATLLHIAASLPLQPQGLVLPTTAGRLSYARRVPHGVVGVISPFNFPLILSMRSVAPALATGNAVVLKPDPQTPISGGFLIARAFEEAGLPPGLLQVLPGDADAGAALVEAREVGMIAFTGSTAAGRKVGELAGRHLKKVSLELGGKNTLIVLDDADLDVAASNAAFGAFFHQGQICMATGRIVAHRKIAAELTRRLVEKASHLPVGNPASGTVALGPLINARQLAQVDAIVRASIEAGAVLEAGGSYERLFYKPTVLSNVQPGMRAFDEEIFGPVAAITPFDTDDEAVELANRTEYGLSCAVISASVGRATAIGERLKSGLLHINDQTVADECVNPFGGRGQSGNGSSVGGPSDLDEYTQWQWVTVKGAASSTPF
- a CDS encoding NAD(P)-dependent alcohol dehydrogenase, giving the protein MRIKAAVVRDKGGPLTLETLELEDPRDDEILVRVVATGVCHTDVVVRDGLLPTPHPVVLGHEGAGIVERVGRSVSKVAPGDAVVMTYDSCGQCPSCVAHAQSYCHAFFPRNFFASRADGSSALSKDGERIHGNFFGQSSFATHALCHERNVVKVPGDAPLELLGPLACGVQTGAGAVMNALNVTAGASFAVFGAGSVGLSAVMAARVVGATTIVAIDLHDERLEFARSVGATHTLNPERDDVVGSLIALTGYGIDYVLDTTGVARVIRQAADSLAPRGTCGILGASAPGTEIVLDEVHFMSGGRRLMGIVEGESNPDAFIPTLIELHRQGRFPFDRMVKFYSLGEINAAIADSLEGRTIKPIVRM